The following coding sequences lie in one Treponema socranskii subsp. buccale genomic window:
- a CDS encoding DNA adenine methylase: MCQIYNQETSLKPLIKWPGGKEKELEFIFSNAPTKINNYYEPFVGGGSVFMAFNANNFFINDKSNELINLYQFISKNDSTFYSWANGIETAWKDTLSYANSTNLESFFISFRNNEIDVKELKNRIENFVKENEQNILNNLPDFFTMNKNIFISEVKVNLTRKFQRMKKIETEKWVLPDEDVKANIETAFMSALYMYFRNLYNDKGIQKNKELYTAIFLFIRNYTYSGMFRYNNAGEFNVPYGGTSYNSKTLNSKFNYYQSEKVLNKFAHTIIENLDFEDFFRKNVPQENDFIFLDPPYDSEFSTYAQNNFTRADQVRLANYLYTKCKARWMMIIKATPYILSLYENKGLNIKQFDKTYTVSFMNRNDKKAEHLIIMNYNDKQGKLFA, translated from the coding sequence ATGTGCCAAATTTATAATCAAGAAACTTCATTAAAGCCATTGATTAAGTGGCCTGGTGGAAAAGAGAAAGAATTAGAGTTTATTTTTTCTAATGCTCCAACGAAAATAAATAATTATTACGAGCCTTTTGTTGGTGGAGGTTCAGTATTTATGGCGTTTAATGCAAACAATTTTTTCATCAATGATAAATCAAATGAATTAATAAATCTCTATCAATTTATCTCAAAAAATGATTCTACATTTTATAGCTGGGCTAATGGAATTGAAACCGCATGGAAAGACACTTTAAGTTATGCAAATTCTACAAATTTAGAATCTTTTTTTATCAGTTTTAGAAATAATGAGATTGATGTTAAAGAATTAAAAAACAGAATTGAAAATTTTGTAAAAGAAAATGAGCAAAATATTTTAAATAATTTACCGGACTTTTTTACTATGAATAAAAATATATTCATCTCAGAAGTTAAAGTAAATCTTACAAGGAAATTTCAAAGAATGAAAAAAATAGAAACTGAAAAATGGGTTTTGCCTGATGAAGATGTAAAAGCGAATATCGAAACAGCTTTTATGAGTGCACTGTATATGTACTTTAGAAATTTATACAATGACAAGGGAATTCAAAAGAATAAAGAACTATACACTGCAATTTTTCTTTTTATTCGTAATTATACATACAGCGGAATGTTCAGATATAATAACGCTGGAGAATTTAATGTGCCTTATGGTGGTACAAGTTATAATTCAAAAACCTTAAATAGTAAATTTAATTATTATCAATCTGAAAAAGTATTAAATAAATTTGCGCATACAATAATTGAGAATTTGGATTTTGAAGATTTTTTCAGAAAAAATGTACCTCAAGAAAACGATTTTATCTTTTTAGACCCGCCATACGATTCTGAATTTAGCACTTATGCGCAAAATAATTTTACAAGAGCAGACCAAGTCAGACTTGCAAATTATTTGTACACCAAGTGTAAGGCAAGATGGATGATGATTATTAAGGCAACTCCATATATTTTATCTTTATATGAAAACAAAGGGTTAAATATAAAACAATTTGATAAAACTTACACTGTAAGTTTTATGAATAGAAACGATAAGAAAGCAGAGCATCTTATAATTATGAATTATAATGATAAACAAGGCAAATTGTTTGCATAA